One Candidatus Neomarinimicrobiota bacterium DNA segment encodes these proteins:
- a CDS encoding argininosuccinate synthase — protein sequence MKKEKIILAYSGGLDTSIILKWLVNKGYEVICFVGDVGQKDDFEAVEEKAMVLGASKVHI from the coding sequence ATGAAAAAAGAAAAAATCATACTGGCTTACAGTGGTGGGCTGGATACATCCATTATACTGAAATGGTTGGTGAATAAAGGGTATGAGGTTATTTGTTTTGTAGGTGATGTGGGTCAAAAAGATGACTTTGAGGCGGTTGAAGAAAAAGCCATGGTTTTAGGTGCATCTAAAGTTCATATC